CTGGAGGAGATCCTGGAGCGACTGCCCGCCGGGCTGCCGCGCGTGTTCAGCGGCGGGGAGCCGCTCCCGGTCTCGCTGGCCGGGCGGATCCACCGGGTCGCCGGTGAGCTGTGGAACCTCTACGGGCCGACGGAGACGACGATCTGGTCGCTGGCGCACCGGGTGCCGAAGGGCGCGGAGTCGATGTCGATCGGCATGCCGGTCGCGGGCACCACCGCGTACGTGCTGGACGAGGCGATGGAGCCGGTGCCCTCCGGTGTCGCCGGGGAGCTGTTCCTGGGCGGCGACGGGGTCGCCCGCGGCTACCGGGGGCGGCCGGGGCTGACCGCCGAGCGGTTCGTCCCCGACCCGTTCGGCCGGGGCAGCCGTCTCTACCGGACGGGTGACCTCGTGCGGCGGCTGCCCGACGGCACCCTGGAGTTCCTCGGGCGCGCGGACGACCAGGTGAAGGTGCGGGGGGTACGGATCGAGCTTGGCGAGGTGGAGGCCGCGCTGGCGGCGCACCCCGGGGTGCGCCGGGCGGTCGCCGCGGTCAGGGACGACGCCCCCGGCGGCCGGGCACTGGTCGCGTACGTGGACACGGGCACAGCCCCGAACCCGGGAACGGGAACGGGAACGGGAACGGACACGAGCGCGGGCGCGGGCGCGGAGGTCAGCGGGAGTACGGGCTCGGGGACGGCCGCGGAGGTGACGGCCGGGGAGCTTCGGGCGTTCCTGGCGTCGCGGCTGCCGGCCACGATGGTGCCGAGCCTCTTCGTCCCGGTACGGGACTTCCCGAGGCTGCCCAACGGCAAGCTCGACCGCGCCTCGCTGCCCTCACCCGTCGCGGAGGAGGCCCCGGCGGCGCCCGCCGGACCGGTCACGGCGAGCGAGGAACTGGTGCACGAGATCTGGTGCGAGGTGCTGGGCAGGAACGGCATCGGGATCGACGACGACTTCTTCGACGTCGGCGGGCACTCGCTGCTCGGCACCAAGGTCGTCGCCAGGATCTGCTCGGCGGTGGGCATCGACCTGCCGCTCAACGCCCTGTTCACCACGCGTTCGGTCCGCGGGCTGGCGCTGGTGGTGGAGGAATGTCTGGCCGCGGAGATCGACCGGCTCACGGACGAGGAGGCCGAGCGGATCGCCGGTGAATACGACCGAGATGACAGCGCGGTGAACTAGGACCGAAATCGGCATTTTGGGTGCTTGCTCTTGGTAGCCCCCGGCCACATTCGGTGTCCACAGAGTGAGACGCTTCACGACGTACGGAAGTGGCCGGTCACCTTCCGTTCACGGGATCGCCGTGAACTGCGGCGATCCCGGAGCGCCAGGAGGCCAGACGATCTTCCCGTGCAGCCGAAATCGGCATTCCGACATACGTTTAACTTTCAATCCTTGACTGCCGATGACACAAATAATAGGAATGATCTGGCTTATCGCTTGTGAATACTTGACAGGGCAAAAACCCTGTTTGGGGCTATGGGGGGTGAATGCTCGAAGCGATGCGGGGGGACTCGTCGTCCGCCTCGTTGCACGGTCCGTCGTCCACTCCACCGGCCCCGCCGACGGCCCCCACACCCACCGCCCGGACGGCCGGACCGTCCCACCTCGCCCCGGACGCGCTGCTGTGCGACCTCGTCGCCGACCAGGCGGCGCGGACGCCCTCCGCCCCGGCGATCCGCCAGTGGGACACCGGCCTCACCTACCGCGATCTGATCGGCGCCGCCACCGCGCTCTCGCTGCGGTTACGTGCCCTCGGGGTGGGTCCGGAGGACCGGGTCGGACTCTGTGCCAGGCGCACCCCGCTGATGACCGTCGCCGTCCTCGGCATCATGATGGCGGGCGGCGCGTACGTCCCCCTCGACCCGGCGCATCCACGCCGGAGGCTTGACGAGGTGCTCGACGACGCGGGCGTCGCGGTCGTCGTGGCCGACGGTCACGGCCGCGCGCTGCTGGACGGATGCGGGCGTCCCGTGGTCGAGCCGGAAACGAGCGCCGCGACCGCAACCGTGTCCGAAATTACCTCCGGAACCACCGCGCCCCCGGCCGGGACCGGGCCGGCAGTCGGCGGCGAGATCGTCGCCGGGAGTCCGGCGCTGCCGGGGAACGCCGCCTACGTTCTGTACACGTCCGGGTCGACCGGGCGGCCCAAGGGCGTGGTCGTGAGCCACGCCTCCGCGGTCGCGTTCGCCTCGGCCGCGGCGGCCCATTTCGGCCTGGACGGCACGTGCCGGTCGATCGCGTTCTCCGCGCTCGGGTTCGACGTCTCGGTGCTCGACATGCTCGCGCCGCTCACCGTGGGCGGCTGCGTGCAGCTGGTGCCCGACGAGGACAGGACCGACCCGGCCCGCCTGCAGCGGTTCCTGGAGGCGCACGACGTCACCTGGGGGTTCATCCCGCCCGCCCTGCTGCCGCTGGTCGACCCGGCCCGGCTGCCGCGCCTGCGCGACCTGGTCACGGCCGGGGAGCCGCCGGGCCCCGAGCAGGTCGCCCGCTGGTCGGCGCACACCCGCTTCCACAACTGGTACGGCCCCACGGAGACGACCGTCTGCGTGGTCGGCACCGAGCTGTCGGGGACATGGGAGCGGTCGCTGCCGATCGGGTATCCCCTGCGCGGCTGCCGGGCGCACGTCCTGGACGAGGACATGCGCGAGTGTCCCGTCGGCGTCCCCGGCGAGCTGTACATCGGCGGGCCTCAGGTGAGCCGCGGCTACCTGGGCCTGCCCGGCATGACGGCCGAGAGGTTCGTACCCGACCCGTTCGAGGCCGTGCCCGGGGCGCGGCTCTACCGCACCGGCGACCACGTCGCCTGGCAGGAGGACGGCCGGATCGCCTTCATGGGGCGGCTGGACCGGCAGGTGAAGATCCAGGGACAGCGGGTCGAGATCGGCGAGGTCGAGTCGGTGGTGCGGGCCCACCCCGGGGTGACGCAGGCGGTGGTCGACGCCCCCGGCGAGCTGGTCGCCTACGTCGCGCCACTGGACGCCCCCGGGCTGGCCGCCCTGCGGGAGCACTGCGCGGGGCGGCTGCCGGTCTACATGCTGCCCACCCGCGTGGTGCGCGTCCCCGTCCTGCCGCTGAACACCTCCGGCAAGGTCGACCTCGCCGCCCTGCGCGGCCTCGCCCGGGACGCCTCCGGGGTTTCGGAAAACACGACCGGGAACACGAACGGGGCCTCGGGGCTGGCGGGGATCTGGGCGCGGGTGCTCGACGCCCCTCCCCCCGGCCCCGACGACGACTTCTTCGAGCGCGGCGGGCACTCGCTGCGGGCGATGCGCCTGGTGTCGGCCGTCAGGGCGGAGCTCGGCCGGGACATCTCGGTCGAGGACGTCTACGCGGCCCGCACCTACGGCGCCCTCTCGTCCGGCGTCGAGACCGCCCCCCTCCGGGACGCCACGCCCGCAGGAGACACCGGAGGCGCCCGGCCCGGCGAGACCCCGGCGCCCCCGGCGCTGTCGCCCGCGCAGCGGCGCATGTGGTTCGTGGAGCGGCTCGCCCCCGACACCCCCGCGCACAACATCGCGATGGCCGAGCGCGTACGCGGCCCGCTGGACCACGACGCGCTGCGGAGCGCCCTGGAGTCCGTGGTGGCCGGGCACGAGACGCTGCGCTGGCGGATCGCCTCCCGCGACGGCGTGCCCCACGTGTCGGTCGTCCCGCCCGGCGAGGTGCCGCTCCCGCTCGACGACCTCTCGGCGCTTCCCGATCCCGGGACCGCGCCGGAGAGGGCGCTGGAGGCGGTGCTGGAGAGGGAGGCGCGGACGCGGTTCGACCTGGCGCGCGACCCGCTGGTGCGGGCCAGGCTGATCCGGCTGGCCGAGGACGACCACGTGCTCGCGGTGACCGCGCACCACATCGTCTTCGACGGCTGGTCCCAGGACGTCTTCTACCGGGACCTGAGCGCCGCCTACCGCGGTGATCCGCCGGGGCCGGCGGGCGCGTCGTTCGCCGACTACGCGCGCTGGTCGAGGGAGCGTTCCGACGGCGACGGGGTCGACTGGTGGCGCGAGCACCTGAAGGACGCCCCCATGGTGCTTGACCTGCCCAGGGACACCCCCCGGCCTCCCGTCCAGACTTTTTTTGGAGCGCTCCGAACCGCGGAGATTGACGGTGAGATCGGAGGCCGTGTCAGGAAGCTGGCGGTCCGGCTGGGGGTCACCCCGTACCCGGTGCTGCTGGCCGCGTTCGCGCAGCTGCTCTCCAGACTGTCCGGGCAGCGGGACCTGCTCGTCGGCACCCCGTACGCCGACCGGGGGCACGTCGCGTTCGAGTCGCTGATCGGCATGTGCGTGCGGATGCTGCCGCTGCGGCTGCGCCAGGACCCCGGGGCATCGTTCGAGGAGCACGTGGCCCGCTGCCGCGACGAGCTCGCCGAGGTCGTCTCGCACGGCGACGTGCCGCTGGAGCGCGTCGTGGAGGCGCTGCGCGTCCCGCGCGACCTGGGGCGCAACCCGGTGACGCAGGTGCTGTTCAACATGTACAACTTCGCGGAGCCCAAACTGGACCTGCCGGGGTGCGTGACCGAGCCGCTGCCCGCCGGGCTGCCGGGCGCGCTGTTCGACCTGACGATGTACGTCAGCGAGCGCGGCGACGGCAGCGACGGATATGCCCTGCAGCTCGTC
This region of Streptosporangium sp. NBC_01495 genomic DNA includes:
- a CDS encoding non-ribosomal peptide synthetase produces the protein MCDLVADQAARTPSAPAIRQWDTGLTYRDLIGAATALSLRLRALGVGPEDRVGLCARRTPLMTVAVLGIMMAGGAYVPLDPAHPRRRLDEVLDDAGVAVVVADGHGRALLDGCGRPVVEPETSAATATVSEITSGTTAPPAGTGPAVGGEIVAGSPALPGNAAYVLYTSGSTGRPKGVVVSHASAVAFASAAAAHFGLDGTCRSIAFSALGFDVSVLDMLAPLTVGGCVQLVPDEDRTDPARLQRFLEAHDVTWGFIPPALLPLVDPARLPRLRDLVTAGEPPGPEQVARWSAHTRFHNWYGPTETTVCVVGTELSGTWERSLPIGYPLRGCRAHVLDEDMRECPVGVPGELYIGGPQVSRGYLGLPGMTAERFVPDPFEAVPGARLYRTGDHVAWQEDGRIAFMGRLDRQVKIQGQRVEIGEVESVVRAHPGVTQAVVDAPGELVAYVAPLDAPGLAALREHCAGRLPVYMLPTRVVRVPVLPLNTSGKVDLAALRGLARDASGVSENTTGNTNGASGLAGIWARVLDAPPPGPDDDFFERGGHSLRAMRLVSAVRAELGRDISVEDVYAARTYGALSSGVETAPLRDATPAGDTGGARPGETPAPPALSPAQRRMWFVERLAPDTPAHNIAMAERVRGPLDHDALRSALESVVAGHETLRWRIASRDGVPHVSVVPPGEVPLPLDDLSALPDPGTAPERALEAVLEREARTRFDLARDPLVRARLIRLAEDDHVLAVTAHHIVFDGWSQDVFYRDLSAAYRGDPPGPAGASFADYARWSRERSDGDGVDWWREHLKDAPMVLDLPRDTPRPPVQTFFGALRTAEIDGEIGGRVRKLAVRLGVTPYPVLLAAFAQLLSRLSGQRDLLVGTPYADRGHVAFESLIGMCVRMLPLRLRQDPGASFEEHVARCRDELAEVVSHGDVPLERVVEALRVPRDLGRNPVTQVLFNMYNFAEPKLDLPGCVTEPLPAGLPGALFDLTMYVSERGDGSDGYALQLVYNPDLFSAARMDALLAGYAHLLGDLLAAPGEAAREARLAPQEPPTALPVWDGPGPLDTLHGDVVVEGAGRVLGHAELTALRHRTTSALRAAGVEPGQAVAVLAARVPELPGLLLGVLAGGARWVILDPAHPAPVLARQAAAAGAVAALRCPDAPSLAGLPEIALPETPPSGTVPSETGPAGDGEPGDGGPRTAVARPDGDGGRLSRTGGAPWEPHPERGYLSLTSGTTGDPKPVVTGEGPLAHFVAWYAATFAVTPADRFALLSGLAHDPALRDVFVPLATGARLCVPERELLRDPVRLVAWLREHRVTVLHLTPQLARMLCGTGAVLPGVRLVATGGDRLTHADAARLRRLVPAARLVAFYGTTETPQAHAWHEIPADVRESAEPVPAGRGVEGSELVVTGEHGGRAGVGELGEVVVRSANLATGYLDAGLTRLRFTGDAFATGDLGRLNPDGTVTIAGRRDDQVKIRGFRVELGEVEAALSAHPEVRAAAAVADRDERRETVLHAYAVPRRPGLAAPRLLDHLRAVLPEHAVPAEVIVVPTLPLTPNGKVDRAALRRPASRPGGEAGGEVSGPTERAVAEVWRAVLGVPRVGAADNFFEIGGHSLAIAAVQARLGSALGREIPIVDLFRHPTIRALAAHLDGGGPSPGLDRAARRLAVRRDRLKDRSRKPS